The genomic interval CCGGCAAAACGGAAAAAATCCATGAATACGATTCTTCGAAAACAGTTTCTGGCCCATGTGGCCCAGACATCGCCTTCGCCGATGCTGGTGGAGGTGGCCCGGGGAGAGGGCTCCTTTTTCTATACGCCCGAAGGGAAACGCTATTACGACCTGGTGGCGGGGGTTTCGGTGAGCAACGTCGGGCACGCGAATCCGGCGGTGGTGCGGGCCGTTCAGGAGCAGGCGGCGCGCTACATGCACGTGATGGTCTACGGCGAACTGGTCGAGACGCCGCAGGTAGCCTATGCCACGAAGATCGCCTCGCTGCTGCCCGGCGATCTGGAGAGCGTCTATTTCGTCAATTCGGGAGCCGAGGCGGTCGAGGGGGCATTGAAACTGGCCAAGCGCTTCACGGGCCGCACGGAGATGATCTCCATGCGGCGGGCCTACCACGGTTCGACGCACGGCGCGATGAGCATGATGGGAGCTCCGGAGGGCGAGGAGTGGAAGGGCGCGTTCCGGCCGCTGCTGCCCGACGTGCAGGCGATCGAGTTCAACGACTTTGCGCAACTGGAGCGCATCACGCGCCGCACGGCATGCGTGCTGACCGAGCCGGTGCAGGGCGAGGCGGGGGTGCGGCCTCCGCACGCGGGTTACCTCGAAGCGCTGCGGAAACGGTGCGACGAGACGGGTGCGCTGCTGATCTTCGACGAGATACAGACCGGCCTGGGGCGTACGGGCGAGCTCTTTGCGATGCAGAAATACGGCGTTACGCCCGACATCGTCTGCCTGGCGAAAGCCTTCGGCGGGGGGATGCCGCTCGGCGCCTTCATTTCGCGCCACGAGGTGATGGATACGCTGCAGCGCGACCCGGTGCTGGGACACATTACCACCTTCGGCGGCCATCCGGTCTGCTGCGCGGCGGGCCTGGCGGCGCTCGGCTACCTGCTGGACAACGGCGTGGTCGAAACGGTCGAAGCGAAGGGCGCCCTTTACGAGTGCCTGCTGCGGGACCATCCGGCCGTGCATGAGATCCGCCGCAGCGGTCTGCTGCTGGCCGTGGAGCTGGGCTCTTCGGAGCGGCTCTACCGCATCATGGAACTCTTCAAGGAGGCGGGGATCCTGAGCGACTGGTTCCTGTTCTGCGACACGGCCTTCCGGATTTCGCCACCGCTGACGATCTCCGAGGAGGAGGTGCGCGACAGCGCGGCGCTGATCCGGGCGTGCCTCGACCGGCTTTGATCCGGGCCCGGGGGATGCTTCCGGCTCTCCTTCGGGTGTGGAAAGTGTGGAAAAAATCCCGGGTATGGACCCGGGAGTGAAAAAAGGGAGGCCCGTCGATGGGGCCTCTTTTTTGTTTTGCGGTCTTCTCTTTTGGTTGCCGCAGGATGGCGGAATCCACAGACCCTCTTGCCGGTTTGCCGCCTAACCTGGCTTTTGTCTCCTGCTTGCCAGCCGCTCTGTCTCCAGTCGGCCTCTCCTGCTTGCCGGTTTGGCTCTTGCTGCCGGGATCTTCCCCCCCCCTCCTGCCTGAGCCTTTTTCCTACGCCTCCTCGGCGAAGGCCTTGAGCCGGGCAATCTCCTCGGGCCAGCGGGCCTCGTCGGGGGTTTCGAGGATCAGCGGGATGGCGTCGAAGCGCGGGTCTCGGGCGATGTAACGGAAACACTCCATCCCGATCATCCCTTCGCCCAGCGGGGTGTGGCGGTCGACCCGGCTCCCGAGGATCTTCATCGCATCGTTCAGGTGCATTCCCTTCAGGTATTGGAATCCGACGACACGCTCCAGTTCGGCGAAGGTGGCGTCGCACGCCTCGGCGGTCCTCAGGTCGTACCCGGCTGCGAAGGCATGGCAGGTGTCGATGCAGACTCCGACGCGGGACTTGTCCTCCACGCGGTCGATCAGGTAGCGGAGGTGTTCGAAGCGGAATCCGAGGTTGGACCCCTGCCCGGCGGTATTTTCGATCACGGCCGTGACGCCGTGGGTCTGTTCGAGTGCGAGATTGATCGATTCGGCGATACGGTCGAGGCTCTCCTCCTCGGAGATCTGCTTCAGGTGACTCCCGGGGTGGAAGTTCAGTCGGTCGAGCCCGAGGAGTTCGCACCGCTTCATCTCGTCGATGAAGGCTTCGCGCGACTTCTCCAGCGCTTCGGGATCGGGATGCCCGAGGTTGATCAGATAGGAGTCGTGAGGCAGGATCTGTGCGGCCGTGTACCCGCACTCGTCGCAGGCGCGGCGGAAAGCGTCGATCTCGGCGGCGGTCAGGGGTTTGGCCATCCATTGCCGCTGGTTTTTGGTGAAGAGCGCGAATCCCGAGGCGCCGATTGCGAGGGCGTTGCGGGGGGCGTTGTCAACCCCGCCGGATGCGCTGACGTGAGCTCCGAAATATTTCATGGCGAACGTTTTTCTGGTGAGTTAAGCTTCGGACAAAGTTAAGGATTTTGTAAATAAATTCATAACTTTGCAAATTGGAAATCTAATGTCAATGCTTCGGATATGAAAAGTCTTCATGCGCTGTTTGCAGGGATGTTTCTTTTGGTTGGGGGACTTCCGGCCGCGGCCCAGATCTCGATCGACGAGGTCAAGGCTGAGCCTCAGGACGTGAAGTTCCACGACGAACTGAAATCCACCTCCGTGGATGTGGACTATTTCAGCCTGGCACGCTACAAGGCTGAGCGTGCTGCGATCCGCAAGGAGCGCAACTATCTGGAGATCAGTTCGGGACTTCAGGGATCGCTGTCGTCCTACAACGATCCGTGGATTGCCGTCTCGGGTGGTGACAACTCCATTGCGCTGGTTGCGACGTTCAACCTGCGTCATCAGTTCAAGAAGAACCTCTTCTCGATCGAGACGAAATTCTCGGCCAAAATCGGCTACAACCGCATGAAGGTCGAGACGACGGACGACAACGGCGAGACGGTGAGCAACGGGGTGTGGTTCAAGAACCAGGACGAGTTTCTTTTCTGGGTGAACCCGGCCTTCACGCTGGCGAAGAACTGGACCTACGGTTCGACGTTCCAGTTCCGGAGCCAGTTCGTCAACGGTTACAAGTCGCGTACCGAACAGGAGCGCGAGCATATGA from uncultured Alistipes sp. carries:
- a CDS encoding aspartate aminotransferase family protein encodes the protein MNTILRKQFLAHVAQTSPSPMLVEVARGEGSFFYTPEGKRYYDLVAGVSVSNVGHANPAVVRAVQEQAARYMHVMVYGELVETPQVAYATKIASLLPGDLESVYFVNSGAEAVEGALKLAKRFTGRTEMISMRRAYHGSTHGAMSMMGAPEGEEWKGAFRPLLPDVQAIEFNDFAQLERITRRTACVLTEPVQGEAGVRPPHAGYLEALRKRCDETGALLIFDEIQTGLGRTGELFAMQKYGVTPDIVCLAKAFGGGMPLGAFISRHEVMDTLQRDPVLGHITTFGGHPVCCAAGLAALGYLLDNGVVETVEAKGALYECLLRDHPAVHEIRRSGLLLAVELGSSERLYRIMELFKEAGILSDWFLFCDTAFRISPPLTISEEEVRDSAALIRACLDRL
- the nfo gene encoding deoxyribonuclease IV, with the protein product MKYFGAHVSASGGVDNAPRNALAIGASGFALFTKNQRQWMAKPLTAAEIDAFRRACDECGYTAAQILPHDSYLINLGHPDPEALEKSREAFIDEMKRCELLGLDRLNFHPGSHLKQISEEESLDRIAESINLALEQTHGVTAVIENTAGQGSNLGFRFEHLRYLIDRVEDKSRVGVCIDTCHAFAAGYDLRTAEACDATFAELERVVGFQYLKGMHLNDAMKILGSRVDRHTPLGEGMIGMECFRYIARDPRFDAIPLILETPDEARWPEEIARLKAFAEEA
- a CDS encoding DUF3078 domain-containing protein, whose product is MKSLHALFAGMFLLVGGLPAAAQISIDEVKAEPQDVKFHDELKSTSVDVDYFSLARYKAERAAIRKERNYLEISSGLQGSLSSYNDPWIAVSGGDNSIALVATFNLRHQFKKNLFSIETKFSAKIGYNRMKVETTDDNGETVSNGVWFKNQDEFLFWVNPAFTLAKNWTYGSTFQFRSQFVNGYKSRTEQEREHMKSTFLSPGYLDISLGLTYKSPKPKFPIAVNISPVALSAVFVENETIRNNVWDNKPGWEAYGLASENETSKYEGGSSVEINFDRTFGKTGYLRYRTTIYSFYGWITDISQQNRIRDYTEYRHAYEAWEQEGKDPATKPRLAIHPTVRWTNTVDIKATKFLTTTLSFQLYYNRAQNTEVQTQTLLSVGLTYTFKNK